TTCCATTGCCTCTGTATGGAGTCATCTACAACTCCTTAAAAAGAAAAGCCCCATCTCCCATTAAATGTGCACCCTGACAAAGGTTGTGAGTATTCTGAAACAATTAAGTGTTTTTGACACTCTGGATTCGTGACAACTCCCTGGCCATccaacaaaacaaagtgtgCACCTCATATATTCCCTACATACACACTGCTAAATGATCGAGTTGTAAACTTTACGGTTAATATAGGTATGTGAATGTTCCTTAGGATGCTTTAACTGTATATGGGTACTATCTAATGCACCAATTACATTTGGGATAAAAACATACCTCTGTATGCATTTATTACCACTGTTGTTCATGTGgccatttgaaatatttaggcttgaaatgttttaacaacatCTTACACAACCGTCGACAAAATTGAATCACAGAGAACTCTGTTACATAAAATCGTTCTTCAATCCGACACACAGGCTCAAGGCTGCCAATGTACCAAAGAAAAATCATATTTAGATTTAAACCAGGTATAGCTGGTCGTCCAGACGGGCGGACAGTTTGGTACCCAGCCAACACTGGTGCTAGATGTTGTCAGATAACTTTAAAGGAATGTCTTGttattctaaaaaataaaacaaaaataaaatcgtGTATGCTATGCAATGTCGTTAAGCAGTGTGTATGTAAGGAAGATATGAGGTTCACACATTGCTTTGCTGGATGGCAAGGGAGTAAAGACTTGTTTCCGAATGCTCACAATGTTTGTCAGGGTGCACATTTAATAGGAGAtggttgtcaaaacatttatctTACCTAAGTAGACGACGATATTACATTGCTGCATGTGACTgcaattattaaattttaaataatgtaagtTAAACTGTATATTTCTAAGCTCCCATGCctttatgtacaattattttttaaataaaaaaataaatatttaattagtGTTGGCTCTGACCTAGTCCTTTGGCCTACTTACTGCAAATCAATCGTCTGTGAAAATGAGTCCTTTTGGATgcattcatattaaaatcatcatAGATTTTAACAAGCAGTCTGGTAATAAGGAAATACTTTTATGAAGTGTAACATTTGAATAagaaatgatttacaaaatacatcaaaatagGCGCAATTGCCTGCTAATGAGAcacaatatattgcaaaaatgaaGATGCCACTTTTCCCTCTGCATGACTCATTTTCTGAGATGACGTCATGTGTATCAATGCTCAACAGTATTGACTTGACTCTGGATAAATGACTATTGTTTAGAGTTTAGTGCAGTAGTATATATATTTCCTGTCTAGtaaattgaatttatataaTAACTGACTTGACCTTTTATAAGAACACCTTCTATATTCTTCAAAAAGCTCATAAGTGAGACTTGTTAGTGTGAGTTATCCCTGCACCGATATTCAAACAGTTCAGATTTCTATAGAAAGCATTCAATGAATATCTCCCATTTATTATACAGAATTTGGCTGTGGATCATACCCTGAAAACATAAAGTGAATGTTTTATAAGCCGATCAACATGTAATGTGAAATCTTACTGATTGAAAAGAGCGTGCCGAGTTAGGCGAGCGAGTCACAAAGAGttaacttaatattttcaaaatgtcattcatgAGGCttggaaatatattattatgtattgtCTTTTAAGTTGTAATttgaaaaatcattattttatgtaCGATACATAAAAGCGGTTaagcaaatttgtttttttagaaatgaaggttagaatttgaaatgttttattgacattGACATGATTTTTGTTGATGCTTCAATTGGTAACAGATTGTATCGACGACGTAAAGTATGATTAAGTTTTGACCATTTACAATTACTTTCAACGTAGTCTGTATCACACGAATATAGAATGATTGAACGTCTGGTTTAGAACGCAATAGGGCAAAATACGGCAATACGGTTCTGACTACTCAGTGGCTTTGTACAACCGATTTCAGGTTTCTTATCGAAACGTGATTTCTAGTAGTGTTTAATATGTTGTACACAAGTGgattttttatcctttatttGATGTTTAGGGTTGTGAAACACTTATAATATTGTGCGTGAAAAGCATTCACTTTGCTAAAGAACAGGAAATTTAGATGATGTTTTAAACCTGAGTGTAAACCTGGGTGTACCTAAATCTAGGACAGTATATCTGGGTTTACCTAAAACTAGGAAACTCTATATTATATTACCAcgtttggtaaaaatataaaagtcaaTTGGGACTAGGATTGAAAACTAGAGTGCTATTTTGCATGATTTAATGTAATTTTGTGACTTGTAATGCCATGTTGACAATCGATAATCTAATATCTAAATTTAGATGAGTCATACTATTACCAGTCATTTCGAGAGAATATATGTCACAATATTCGGTTTTGTTCTTAAAACCTCGATTTTAAATATGGGTGTGGCTTAATTCCCAAAGCTCTGTAATAAACCTTCAATTGTACCCTTAATTTATTTGGAAACTATgtacaaatgttaataatgacAAGTCCTAACAATGAATCGTATAGGGTTATCGAATTCGAATTCGGAATGgattatttagtatttttactCTCCTTTCATTAGCACAATGGAGTGATACAAAGCATGGTTTTACCATATCAGACCATTTGCTACCATCCTTGTAGGTTTTAAAGTTGAATTGtctgtaattaaaaaaaatgttgaacattcTGGATCTAAATGAATTGATTTCcttcttgtttacattttcgctGTACTCTTTGAACTACTAAGCggatttgtttaacttttatcGAAAACATAGTAGTtactttttaacaattgtttttatctaaTGAGAAACGTATTTTTGTCCTTTATACGTTGTAACTGTTTAGTATACAAGTCGAAATGTCATTCCATATAcggaaaataataataaacgtctgaatcataaaaattatatacttTGATTGAATGTCTGGGTCCCGTATTGATAAAGATCATACGGTTAATGATCGTGAATTTACAAAGATTATCCCGTTTTGGGTGTAAACtctgatttaataaaaaatatgtattatataagaatatttataGCATAGACTCTGCCCTTACATTAGCATGTGTCCATGAGCATTCTTCAGCAGCGTAACGACTAAGATATCTTATCTAATATGTCTGGACATTTTGAAACACTCACATGTTATATGGTATGAATAGAATTCATTTattctttgattttatttatgaactgttttaaatagaactgaaataataaaatacactaatTGATCAGATTAACTTTAATCTAAAAGTTAACTCCAAAACAATTTTAGATCATTTTATCTGACAGCACTTGAGACCTTACTTGAAAAAAGTCCTTTGAAAATATTCGGGGAAAATGTTCATGTCGTTTTACATGAGTCAATGGAACAGCCTAAAATTCTTGTCTCAAGAATACCTGAAAATGTTGATTACGAAGACGTGgaaatgttttttgaaaatagacgCAAATTTGGTGACATAAAACCTTTGGATATTGAGTTCAACGAAGGAGATCATTCAGCTATTTTAACATATGATACAGAATCAAGTAAGTTGTAGTTAATAACGTTATGCTTGTATTGCATCTTTAATTGTAATCAACGTTGATACCATTGCAAAGTAAAAGTTAATTGAAATACGACTACACGTGTAGTTTTTGTTTGATCTTTGAGTTGCATTTAAGCTTCATCTTTCTTTTAACTGAACATACAACTTACGTAGCTATGGttataattatcttattttttgGACATTTTAACGGGTTACACTGTTGCAGGTGCTTCTTTTGTTGTCAATCGGTGCCCATTGAAAATGCATGGAAGACAATTGCTACTTAGAAAGCTGCCGATAGATGAAACAATGAGTTCAGACGAAATGATAGCTGATATTAGAATCGATAAAGCACAAATACAACTTCTTGTAGAAAATATTCCTGAAGATGTTGACAAGGAAATTGTTCAGATGTTCTTTGAATCAAAGAGATTTAAGTCCTGTGATGTGGTTGATGTTGATTTCGATGAGAAAGATAGAAATGCTGTCGTCCGATTTGTAAAACCAGAGGGTAAGAATTCAATTTAGTCTTTCTGTTTTTGCTAATAATATCTGAAGCATTCGATTTTGTACGGTGTTGCTGATGACATCAACGTTTACTTAAAAgatttatatattgcatatgGAATGACAATTTTGGCCTCTAGCAATAAATATGGTTTGAAAGTTTAAATGTATACGATGTTTAACAATAAAGAATAagttaaaaatgcatataatatttattttaaccgacaccatgtaaaaaatataaaatgtgtttgatgtttATTGCGCTCGCCGAAGGGAAATCGTATAGTTGACGTCAAGCCATTATCCTTCTTCGACGTTTATCTATCCCAAGTGTGTGCCTATTCTATAAGCGCTTGTAACTTTTTCAAGTAACTTGAGAAGAAACTTTTATCATCTTTAAACCGATGCATAGAGAGCACTTACGGCACGTCGTACCCTCATGGTTACGGTCACACTATGATATTAATCTCCCAATAGTTGGTCTTTATTGTAAGCTAACGGGTggatttaaatataacataacacatgTTCTTTACACATATCAAGTCCTAACTGATGGATCAAAGGTCATGAGAGCCTTGGTCGTTTCCTCCCGCAAGAATGATTTGTCTTGCCTTTGGGTTCATATAAGTAGATTGTTTCCACTACTTAACAGTTTATGGTGATACAGATTTTTTCCtaaatgtttttaccttcaCTATTTTTCAATGAGCATAACAATGTTCCCatcgatattatttattttctaaaacgaCGCACAGATGGTATTGGAAACCCGTCCactttttctgaaaaacaaggaattgTCGGCTCAAATCTACGTAACCAAGCCCCTAGACACGATCATGATTAAAGGCCCGGCCGACGTTGTTAATGAGAACTCTTTAGACATATTAGAGCTTTATTTTGACAACGAGAACAAATCTGGAGGCAGTGGTATCGTAGAAAGCAAACATACATTTGACTCTGAAAACAACATTGCGTTTGTGACGTATAAAGAGCAAATAGGTAAGTCCATACCAATTTTAATATAAGTACAGTACATTTATTCGAAGAAATGCAATTGTCCCCTAAGAAACGGATTTAAATTTCTTAATCTGAACTGATCGGATCAAGACACAACGCAGTTTATGTTTTAGTCATTTAATTAGTTTGCTGTTGAATTTTTCTTTAATTAGTGGGTTTAATTAtgctttcaaacaaaaacatctgTATAGCATGTTTACCAAAAATGCATGAACCTGTAAAcattacttaaaatattgtGCAGCTGCTAAACAACGTCTGATTAGTAAAATGATGATGTTTATCTGTAAAGTTGCAGAGAGGGTTGCTTCACGCCAGAATCATTACCTAAGAAAAAAACAGCTTCATGTCACACTATATAGGCCAACACGATCTACAAACTGTCCAACGCTAACACGTGACACACACACAAAACGGGATAAGACAATATGTGTCCGTGGGAAGAAGGCGATACGTAAAAGTGAATCTGTCAAAAGGTACTTCGAAAACAGTACTAGGGCTGGAGGTGGAGATATTGAAGGGAGGTACACAGATGATGAGGACGATGATACAGTTTACTTTACATTTAAGGAGGAAAACGGTTATTCTATGCCATGCTTGTTtctgaataaatgaatttttaaaatggaaaaaatcatGTGCTTTTTACACAGGTTACAATACGTATTCGTCCGTTTGAAAAACTAGACGTATTTAGAGTTCAACCATGTTTGGCGCACTTGACACTCATTGACATTTTTCACTCTCTTACTTTTCCACGTTTTGTCCAATCATAAACAAACTATGTTCTGATGTTTATGGGTAAACTATCTCGGCGGACCTAGGTAATCAGCGATTGTTTAAGCCGCAAGACGCTATAAGTTATTCTGATCTAATCATTCGATTGTTTCCATATGACAGTAATGATATTTTTGCAGTTGCTAAGGCTGTAGCAGACCTGAACATCACGTCGTGGATGGAGTTGACCTTACGGTCTCTCTAAACTCTCCGTCCATTCAAACGCCTTGCTACACGAACAAGATCCTAATAAAAGGGCTGAACAAACATATAACAGAGAGCGTACTTGGACTTTTTTTAGAAGCCAGAGCTAACTATGCACTTGTAAATGGAAGTCTAATCTACCACGCTGTCCGTGATGATGTAGCTTTAGTAACAATAGAGAACGATATAGGTATTTTGCAGATAATATCAAAGGCTTTTGAACAACATTATGATTGAATGTTTAGTTTTTTGTTGACATTGTCCACAGTGTAGTTTTGTGTGTCCTTCGCGAGAATAAGGCTTAATGACTCTTTGAACTAGAATACAACTTCAGACTGTGTTATTGGGCATTGACACTGATGGACTTTCATAAAGAGTTtcataaaaacctttttttattagattttgAAACATTGGAAAAGGTTTGTAGAGATAAACCGCTGGAAGGCTCATACCTTGATGTCTCCTCCGTTCCAATTTCAAACTGCATCCTCGTGTCCAACATTTCTGACAATGTCACTAAAGAGATGGTTGAGCTGTACTTTGAAAATACACATAGAAGCAATGGTGGACCAGTAAGCAAAGTCGTGATGTTCAAAACCCAAGGCTTTTGTTTGGTGTACTTCAATGATTACAAAAgtaattacaatatttatttagtgCATTGATTTTATAAGACAATTTACTATTGAATTGattgtatttataatctttaaTTTGATATCTTTGAAATATGTGTTCAATGCTTGTTACAGCTGTGGGATACGTTTTGAACAAAAGGCAAACATTGTGTGGAAATGTAATAGAAGTGAAAAGATACATTCCATGTGTAGCGAGAGCAGAAGAAGATTCTGTTCATTGCATACATAAATTTAGTGACCCTATTGTGATCAATGTGAGTCCATTAAAAATCCGATTCATCAAAAGTTCGCAGTTTGCTAGAACGGCGCTTGATGCGCAGATGAGCATGTGCTTTGCAGCATTTGCCTTGTCAAAATAAACTCTGTCTGTAGAAATAACCTGTACATTGACGAATGAAGTAAAAGATTGTATTGAACTGGCATCCAACTGGAAACACAACGTGCAACACAATTTCAatggttttatgaataatttatgtGAACAAGAAATGCCTGTGATGCAAGAGCTCTGGGGGAAAATCACACCAAAGCTATCTGAAGTTTCTCTAGAGCAACCTGAAGCGGCTGCCGTCTATTTGTCGAAAAAAGACGGTAAAATAACCGTTGTTGGCATGAAGCATG
The Mya arenaria isolate MELC-2E11 chromosome 12, ASM2691426v1 DNA segment above includes these coding regions:
- the LOC128210691 gene encoding protein mono-ADP-ribosyltransferase PARP10-like — its product is MIADIRIDKAQIQLLVENIPEDVDKEIVQMFFESKRFKSCDVVDVDFDEKDRNAVVRFVKPEGKKMVLETRPLFLKNKELSAQIYVTKPLDTIMIKGPADVVNENSLDILELYFDNENKSGGSGIVESKHTFDSENNIAFVTYKEQIGCSRPEHHVVDGVDLTVSLNSPSIQTPCYTNKILIKGLNKHITESVLGLFLEARANYALVNGSLIYHAVRDDVALVTIENDIDFETLEKVCRDKPLEGSYLDVSSVPISNCILVSNISDNVTKEMVELYFENTHRSNGGPVSKVVMFKTQGFCLVYFNDYKTVGYVLNKRQTLCGNVIEVKRYIPCVARAEEDSVHCIHKFSDPIVINVSPLKIRFIKSSQFARTALDAQMSMCFAAFALSK